The Macrobrachium rosenbergii isolate ZJJX-2024 chromosome 22, ASM4041242v1, whole genome shotgun sequence DNA segment TGCCCTTTGGAAGGCCCCTTGCCATTTTTTTTCACAGAGTTGCAATTTTCTCTTTGAACTACACTTTATATTAATAGTGAAAAATTGCCATCCGAATGACTAAACTTTCTTGTTTTCGTCCTACGGACTGCTCCAGGTCCGTACTGGTATAGGCCCAGCTTGATCTGAAGCAACAGCACCATGAATCGACTGTTCTTTGTACCGTGTTACAGTCATAACGTTCTATGGCCGGGttttcacgatcaggtttacctgtcagttcatcgaatctagggttaaaacttacgtgtagacgacAATTTATGGGCAGAGTCAGTCCATTCAGCAGAACGGACGAAATGATGAAATTAAAGTTCTTCGGATCGACTGACAGCTGATTGTATGTGTGGACGAGTAAGCAACGATTTTGTGACAGTTCGCCGCTGGATTTCGCCTGGGAATTATCTCAGCCACtcggaccagaatatgaataaactatgtataggcctaattaGTTTCATTGTTAGACCCAGCAGCGCTATTTGTAGGCCTTTGTggtccaaataaaaaatatatttccatgtgtTACAAGCAATTTGATATAGGCCTAGGCAAGTGTCCCTCCTTTTTTATGGAAGTTGTTACTAGTAAAGTGATATTGTATGAAAATAGAAATCTCTCTTTAGCGAGCAATATTTGGAACATACTCTTTCAcgcctttttgtttctttcctattattaagcgAACTGTCGCAGCAGCTAGTCTATATAGCTCCACCTCCTTATCAGCCAACGTGCCAGTGTTGCCACGACGAAGGCAAGGCGAGAACAGGACCCATGACCTTAAGTTAagggtccgactgacagttctactcttttCATGTGGACGTTTATCTGTCGAACGGCCGCGGATGAACTGACTGGTAAACCTGAACGTGAATACTACTCGGCCTATGGATGGAAGGACGAACGTTAACGCCTTTTGATACTTTACTGTGTGTCTATGACTGCAACAAGGTACAGAGTAcatcattatatgtatgtgtgtatatatatatatatatatatatatatatatatatatatatatatatatatatatatatatatatatatatataaacacaatatattcGACTGTGTCTCTGACTATCCACGATGGGAGGAAGATTGACCAACTCTTGCCTAATTAGGTCTCATAGTAAAAGAGGCTGATAAGAAATATAGAGAAACAGAAAAGAGACTGATAATAAATACAGCGAAACAGAAAAGGCTGGCAagacaaaaagagaaatagaaaagaaaccgATAAGACTAATATTAATAGGGTATGTGGCATAGACACCTCAGCACGATGGATCATTGCTGTATGGCAAAACGGCTCGCACATATATAGATTAGAAATGCtaaaatctgtttgtttttatttgacagTCTGTCTCGCTTCAGGCTGAAGTGGTagtatctgaaaaaaatatcttcttagcatctcttcttcttcttcttcttcttcttcttcttcttcttcttcttcttcttcttcttcttcttcttcttcttcttcgtttaacgtgctttttctaTCCTGTATAATTTTGAAAACCAACGAGGCAAACATAAGAACGAATGAGAAAAGCAAGTTAAAGTTTTAGGTATACAGACATTCCAGGAACTAATCTCCATTTCGCCAACCACAATTAGTTTTCATAAAATCGTTTACCGATAATTACCATGTGCTCTCAAAAAACTGGTCATAATAGACGTTCTTTGATGAAGTGGAACTTGTGAAAGATGACAAAACAGAACATCTTTCGACAGTGACCCAAATCATAATTACTTTTCCCATATTCTGAGATGCTGTTGACATTCAGTAGAATAGTCGTGTCTCCTTTGCTTCATACAGATGACGCTGTGACTGAGTTTCAGAAGGAAAAGTTAACCTTTTTGGCTGATGTGTTTGGCAGTAAGCGAAGAAGTGAGAAACTCAGTATGTCATATTCCCGTTTTCTCGAGTCTTTTACTTGAACATAATGCTAGACTGCTGATTATCAACCGCCTGAATTGTCTCTTATTTTCGATTTTTGCTAGAAGGGATTCTTTTTACACGTACTAGAGAACTGGCAATGTTACTCATTAGCTAAATATGTGAGCGATAACTCATTCCTTGCCTAATACCCGCAAACTTATAGATATCCCATATTGTGTAGTTTTGAAAGTCTGTTGGTAAAACAAATGAATGCCTGATCTGAAAGTAGTCATATGTTCCCTGGTTTGCAGTGGGATTTTTTTAAAGTGTCCAGGACCCTACAATGGTCTTTTTTTTCAAAGTCCTGTGTTGTAAACATAAATCACTAGACTCTGGCAATAATTTTCATGTGTTTGGTCTTGACGTTACAGCCGCTTTTGACTGTTGATCAAGAGGCTCTTGTTTCTAAAATTCGACAGATGGAAGCTGGTGGGAAATTTCTTcgtattattattgaatttaacTAACAGACTGAAAAAAAGCAGTTGGTCACGGGCACTATTATAATGATGTTCAATACCACACAGCTTTCTAGGAGTTTAAGtccaatttttatgaaattatggaACGATCTTCATGAACATGTAATTGAATCACTGGAATTTTAGAAGTTcaaaatagatgtctttttttAGCATTATCACATTCTTTTTTTGTCAGTTCTCTTTTACAAGTTAGTCTTTAATTTGGCTCCTTTACTATTTAGACCCTTGGACCTGTATTATTCGGTTTCTTCCTGCAAgggtcgaataataataataataataataataataataataataataataataataataataataataataataataataataataataataataataataataataaaacatccttactgtgatttttgttttattctcttttcatttattcatcccaTCTTTCTCATTTCGTTACTTTTGGAAAACACCTTCTATTGCACTTCTACGCCAAGATGCTGTTCTATATTACAGGTTGGGATTAGTGTTTACTAATCCTAACCTTCAGATGGATCTTAGCAACGAAGCAAATTTTCCTAGtcaagtccctctctctctctggtaatattTTGCCTTTCGGTAGATGCTTAAATCTTACAtctttttctgttatcttttaaatattagaTGGACGATAAAATTATACGCTAGGTTTGCTATTGCAACTGTAAGAGTGTATGATAATTATTGTATAAACTGAACAATGAAGTATCATTTGTCTTAGATATCCTAAAAACAGGAGACTGCATTATGAGGGCTATTTAACTCTCACatgctttaaaaaattatattcttttatagtCAGAACATTTAAATTCTATTaggtcagtaaaatgaaaatctaaacGATTCGTAGGCTTAGTACTGTTTTCATTCCGTGGACCAAGATGGAGTTTCAGAGGTCGTCAGGGATGACGCAAGGGTCCACGTATGAAGAGAGCTGCTCGTCGCCcttgatgaattttattttgctggCGGTATTTTCATCCATCCTGACAAGGGAGAAAAATATTAGTatcttatattcaaaatatagtcACAGAAATCATTATGTGTCACCAGAACACAGTTGTGacgaataagttaaaaaaaaaaaaaagctaggccTAACCTACGTATCCATGATTATTATACCAGATACTGAACTAAGCTGCGATTAAAGTAGTAATCTGGAAATGCCAGCTTTACTCAAAATGCTTAAAAATGCTAAACTActtaataaactttttaaaaaaactttaccTAACATGGTCTACAAGGAGTGCCTagagcaaaaaaaagtaaataacaaaataaacaaagagttGACTTACCATCCGCGTATGATAGCCCAGCATGCCGAAAATATGTATGGAGCATTCAGTATAAGAGCCACTCCCAGTCTCTCTGGATAATGATCAGTCATGATGTTGAAGAGAACCCTGACCACGGGGTAATCCATGCACGCCAGGGAAAACCCTTTCATGTCAAACAAGATGCAGATGTTGTCGGGACCGTCATCCAAGCACTTGCGACAGGATTCCTCCTATTCAGAATAGAAGGAGGACTATGGTCACTCACTATGATTTGCTTTGTGAAGGTAAAGTAATATCAATATAACGGCAACTCCCCGTAAAGGTAAAGATATTGTGTGAGAACCATAAAACTGAACTGTGGACTCTGACATATAAAATAAGACCTCAGTGctgaacaaagaaagaaacttgCTGGCATTTTCTGGCTCTTGTAAAGTCATTTCGGATTAAAAGAGTAAACTTTCCTATAACCTTGACCCTTGAGCTTTAGGATTTaggcttagaattacccataTAATcttattaacaagaaaatactACTGCAAACATGTAAACTACAAAAACCTACAACCATGACTTTGACCTTTCAAGTActggcggatccagaaaaattgaATGGGGGGAACCAATTTTCACATTagccacgcacacacacatacacatgtgtgtgtgtgtgtgtgtgtatatatatatatatatatatatatatatatatatatatatatatatatatatatatatatatatatatatatatatatatatattctcacatattTTCATTCGTCCCATTTAGCCTGCTAGATATGGGGATCGAAATTAACGAACAAATTCGCTTCTCAGTTAAATTCTAGGCTTAGTTTGGCGGCGGGAAGGAAGAAATTGCCCAGATTTGAACTCATGTAGGACTAAAAGTCTAAACCCCCCAGGTTCCCGATTTTGGGGTAGAACAATACCGCTCTTAGCTGGCCCCCCCATCATACAATTTGGGGGGGTGTCAGATAGCCGTAGAGAAGTCGTTAATTTAACCAAGGTGAAAACGGGATAAAGGGGGCTACTGTTTCGAACTTTAGGAACTTAGCTTTAAGGCCTCTTTCTGTATTACTGGCTTTGGGAACTGCTTTCAGATTCGATCTATGCCTCTGTTGTCTGTCTCACCCATACTATACCCCAAGACGCCGAGCCGTTGGGGCCAAGACTACGCCGTCACACGCGTAACTGCAGCCAGAGGACACACATTAAAAGCTCCTCATCTTTTTCTTTACACTGGCTGGACTGCAATCACCAGAGTATCCAGATCTAATTGCAAGAGCTCTGCAACAACAGGTTAAGGTACGTCTATGAATGCAACTCCCTGCCAGCTCTgttccttctcgtgaatttctctccatattttccaaatttccaatttttttcattctcctaaacaaagccccctttgttcaagcaaaacctaccaacaaagcagcccatgaATTGccccccatgacttgtcctaagTTCAAATTAAGTCAATttagtgatcagaattagattattctCACCACagtgttaaccaagggctaattaaatttaagtgatcaattcctccatggtgcagACTTAAAGTTTCATACAAGAGAAACTCCTTGATTTGGAATGCTAACCTGGGCTTCTCTTCCGGGAATCCTGTTACTCTGCATCCCATGCGgtcgacccagccttgtgaatcaataatacttagaagtactgccatttctgataagccagAGAGTCTGATACACAGTCCCGGGAGGACTACCCAGTTCTCTTCCCATTGCGCACAAGCGCCGAACCCTTGCAACTCATTCAGTCAGCATTAGCTGCTTACTGTTTCCAAGACATGCTATTCACGGTCTAAtagtgtttcacattttatttgattgcctgctggatcacCAGTTTTCGGATTAATttcatgattgcttcatttgtaaataaattcatcttaatgCAACTAGTggctcatttcccatggcgaccttccaatccctaacttattgttgataattaaggtaagttggaagaaggcatcgtgcttaccccatatgaaaaatgggaaatagcacgttaaacgaagaagaagaagacaccttatagttcccatccattttattacattctgggtactttctgttggccctcaaaggcagtctataataaaaaaaaaccttgcatttttccaacagaccccagaacgcaagaataatatatatatatatatatatatatatatatatatatatatatatatatatatatatatatatatatatatatatatagatttcttaagtagaaattatgaaatggacagcaatcacTTGTTCTATCAGGAAATGCCGAATCCATGATTATTATcgttaagattattgttattattattgttattattattttttcttaaaatgttatatatttctataatagatttttatcccatttttatatctttcaattatgttgttatctaaatcttcattagtattattttgtcattatttttcatgggggagggCACATGGCCAGGTGgcctttcccccacccccacccccccgatCTGCTAGTGCTTTCAAGGTCGAACTTTGGTGATCATAATTACTAGGAACTGTCCATAtgttttatcaatataaaaagaatattatcagAATATGCTGTTGGCTGCGAACCCTTCAGACTACCATAGATTGATAACTATAGATTGATAACGACGTTCTTTGGCTTTTAAAAGTCAAACTTGGTACCCTTGATTATCATGGAATAGTGtgatttgtgaatatgaaaaaaactaaTTCCATTATGAGGCCACGTATGAACAATTTAATCTGCTTCATATTCAGATCTTTCATCTTGAACCGATTTCTCCCAAAATAAGTCATTTCTATGTCGTCTAACAAAGTTGTTCACCAATTTCCAGCTAAATCTTTCTTGCCactacacagacagacagacagacagacaaaccaaGAAGAAACGTTGTAAATCTTTTTCATTGTGCTGCATACGGGAACATTAAGATATTAAGAGCTAGGTGGGGCAACAGCAGTGCTGCTGGAAGAACTACTAAGTAAATGAGCTTTAAATAAATACCTGGTGGAATaagtaaaagtataccttagtttaaccagaccactgagctgattaacagctctcctagggctggcccgaaggattagacttattttacgtggctaagaaccaattggttacctagcaacgggacctaaagcttattgtggaatccgaaccacattataccgagaaatgaatttctatcaccagaaataaattcctctaattcttcattggccggccggagattcgaactcgggccctgcagagtgctagccgagaagggtaccgaccagtccaacgaagaacttgaaTAAGTAAAGGAACGTACAGATGATGAATGAAGGAATAACCAAATTAGTGTAtcaatgaacagataaaaaatatgaaaaaatcaagaaatgatcTAAGCACCCCTTTGGGTGTCCGTTCATTGCTTACTAATTTGAACTATATGAAAaacatatgcacatacagattcCACCATACGTGCGTAAGCGTGTCTGAACTGTGCCTGGTtagatatggagagagaaaaatggtgGTTGCGCTGGGTGATTTAAATACAAAAGCAGGTAATAGAAAAGGATGCGGTACGTTAATGGATATGAAAATGCCTGGAGTGGGGAGAGTGTGTTTGGAAATGGCTTGATTCTTAGAAATATGGGAAAGAGTTTGCTAGAGTATGCACTACTAAAGAGCAGATGGCAGAGTAAGTTGGTGGATGTGATGCTTATAAGTAGATTGCCAGGATGCATATATGATCATTGCCTGGCTGAAGCTAACGTGAAAATTGACAGTGGTTCCAGatggaaaaatgttgaaaatgagtTAAGTGTCAAGACAAGtgatttaacaaaaaaatgtgaaCGTTGTGTATGAAAAGAAGATCAGTGAAAACTGGGCCTTTGACAAAGACcttgaaatataaagaatttatgaGCCCAGTCCAAAATCCAAGAATGGGATCACAGAGTCGGCAGGGATCGTCGTAGGTAACTGGGCAATGTGAAGTGATAAAAGTAAACGAGGAAGGTAGGAGTAGTTAGAATGAAGTTACGGAAAGAGATGGAAGCGATGAAAATTTAGGAATCGTCCTTCAAGTACTTTGGGGATGAAAAGAATTGAATTTGTTGCTTTGTAGCTTAGCAGATTATTATACAGCACGCCCATGAAGAATACAGAGGTCATTTTCTAGAAATTCTCTGTAAAAGGCATTAGGAATTATGGTTTAAAAATAAGCCTACATGCCAACTGGGAAAGCATACTCTTCGGCTTCTTCCTGTAATGGTAGACCGTGTGTTTTCATACGTTTTACATATTGTCCATGAGACTGCAAGTTTGCTATTATCATGGATGAGACATCAGATATGGATCACTCAGTAATCTATGCACTATTTTAATTGCATTGTAAGGGTAGCCGAGAGGAAAACGTCTGTAAGTGTTAATTCTCTAGAATTAATGGGACCGGAAGTGTTatgcaaattataaaataatgctaCTGGTGACTTAGACATCAGTCTCGAAAGCTTGCTTAGTGTCAATGCTTTTTAGAAATGCAGTTAGTAGTCTGGCATTCGCAAAGGACTGCAAGTGTACAAAGGAATGTCTTCTCTTTGCTTTACATGTTTATTGTTATGATCATCTTAGTAAAGAAATTATGGATATACTGACACAAATAATGGACCTGAGAAATGGTCCTGGAACAATTCCAAGAATCTAGCCTTAAATGATGGGCCATACTTAAAGATATGCAAACGAAAGCCAACTGTATCGGGCCAAAAATAGTTGACAATGACCCCACGGAATGattaaaaactggagagagaaatCATGTTCTTTTTACCTTACTACATAGAAGAAATATGAAGAGTAGACTGCACTGATTTTGACTTAAGACTGTATTCTGTTTATACTTTCAAAGTATTTAGAAAGGAGAATACCAATGGTACGACTGCTGGAAGATATGCAACATTCATTGTAAAGGCTTCACAAGTGTCAAAATGAAAATCGGTTCAACTTGTTTTTACCAATTGCTAGAGGTAGTCATCGAAAATACAAAGCACTGGATCACTGGCACTAAATTATCTTTCAAAGAAGCCAGAATTACAAGAACTAGTGGGGAAACTTCATCACAAACAACACTGTTCAAGGAATAATAATTACGGCACGCTTGAGCAGCATCTGTTGATAGCATGAGTTGAACAAATAGGCGCAAAAGTTTCAGTCTAGATCGACTGGGAGTAATTTCTTCCTCAAATATTGAACTtagcttatttttattatggCAGCCCACCCacgacaattatatttatataaaaaaaatcggaatTTAAGGTTTTCTTGCGATCGAACAAGCAATAAATTCTGTTAGTTTTATTCAGTCTCGTCATATAGGCTAACCGGCATCAGCAttgatataagatttttttttttataacggtgCAATCACGTAACATTACTCATCTGTGTGAACGAGACCTTACGAACAGCATTTTCAGTAGTGATACTGGAAATGTGCTGAATGAGTGAGATGAAGAATTGAAGAACGCCATAGCGCATCGGCTCGGGGTGTCAATAAACTTTCGCACTTTCATCATCTCTGGTTTATTTTTGGATGCCAACCTATCGACCCTCATTCGATCCGTCAGGAGCGCCTCTTGTATTCGTCAGTTCCTTTATCTACTCTCCCTCAAtcatttgttttgcatcacaGCTGTTCTTGaagttttgatataattttatatttatggagCAATTTATTGAATAGCATGGAGGCCGTTCAATCAGCTGCTCATATTCCAGTATCTTATGCTTTCTGTCGATGCTTAGCCAGGTGTCCGTTAGTAGAAATGTAGGCTACTGATCTTATCATCTGTAGAATGTTCAAAAGAACACactttaatttctcatttttctctgtgaTCGGCTGTCTTTTCATTGCTGCTTCTTTGAATCTGTATCAAGCTCTGTTCcgtaatttctaatttttttctgtgatcgGCTGTCTTTTCATTGCTGCCTTCCTAGAGTAGACACTGTCTCAGTTAAATTGCAGTCTTACCCGGCACTCTTTCCCACACTTTTGGGTATACAAATTCTTCACATTTATCTTACTTAAGTCCATATGTCTAGCATTTAAAGTGCTGCATGCCATGGTACCTGTTGCTGACACGTCAACACTTGCATGCATACAGTTTGTCATTTCGTTAGCACCTTATTATCTGTAGTGATCATTCTCTTTTGAATTTCATCTGGTCTTAGATTTCATTATTGCTAATCTTTTAAAGTACTTTTCATCTTTAATAGATCTTTTAGACATAGATTCTTGTGTTCTTCATGCTCCATGATATTCTTCACAAAACCGTTTCCCTTGAAGCTTAATGGAAAATGTCCCTGACGTCcccaattatttatttgttaattttcactttcgtttaaatttcaaattttcgtTTGTACAGCTGCACTGCCATTATACAAGATATGTAGTTTGTATGTATAATTGCTTTGATGACACGCACGAATTTAATAGCCTAATAATAGCTGAAACAGCTGTTGGcacaagaggaaaaaacagaaGGAGCATAGCagcaatttttatcttttctatcaAACCCTCAGTCCTGAAGTACAGGAAATCTGAAAAGTTTTGTACTAAGATAACAAATACCATATGTACATTAGTATTCTATGAGAACTGTCTACAAGAAAGACTACATCcagacagtgtatatatatatatatatatatatatatatatatatatatatatatatatatatatatatatatatatatatatatatatatatatcagtgcagcATTACCAACATCAACACTCCCCAGTTTGCTAACTTACTAGCATGTATATGATGTATTCAGTCATGGCGTCAACGTCTCTGTTCCGGAAGCTGTGGTTGCGTACTGCAACGTAAACTATTGGTCTCCTTCTGTTGTCCCTTTCTTCTAATAACTTTGAAACGCGAAGAGCTATGGAGCTTTTAACTCCAGGTGTTTCGCTGGTGACCTCTGCAACGTTCGCTTCCTTCCGCCAGGCGTCGGTTGCCACCATCCTCTGCAAGGGTACATGAATGGCGATAAAATCTGATTCTAAATTCATTTTCCTTGATTTAGTATCCCTACTGCATAAAAATTTGTAGTACCacttaatactactactactactactactactactaataataataataataataataataataatctgaagcTAATAGGATCTGGCTACATTTTTTAATCTAGCGGGTTTGACTTTCCCACGCTATACTCTCATGTTCTCAGTCTTTGAGAGTATTGAGAGTGATTCCCTTATTTCTGTCAACATTTTTGccaaatctatttatttttttggttttgaggGGACTCCTCTTCTGAGCTGATCTATCATTCGTATGAGAAGTAGCCCGTTCTTGTATGACTCAAAGGCTCCCCATTCTGCCAATAGTCTATGTCTTGCTTTAAACCTAGATTTGTGTCCTGTCTGATGAGAGATCGTGTATCTCTGTCTTGTCTGTTTCAGACATTGCTCTCGGAAGCTACTAAGGATGAGGTCCAGGTGACATACTCTAGACTCGTTTATCCCTCCAACATTGCCTGAAAATTGAGAGCTTGGAAATAATCCGAGTTTTAAACTCTGAACGcataaactttttatttgtgGTTCTAATCTCTCGGTCTTAAAGATTTTCACCTATCAGCATATCTCCAAAGGGAACAAGGCCATTGgagttataattataatactgtgt contains these protein-coding regions:
- the LOC136850626 gene encoding uncharacterized protein isoform X1, whose product is MQQNNRKADTIEAMGDVEKLKEFIKSSKTDFKNLQVDEKLLRRYLVAHHTVDAAYERMVATDAWRKEANVAEVTSETPGVKSSIALRVSKLLEERDNRRRPIVYVAVRNHSFRNRDVDAMTEYIIYMLEESCRKCLDDGPDNICILFDMKGFSLACMDYPVVRVLFNIMTDHYPERLGVALILNAPYIFSACWAIIRGWMDENTASKIKFIKGDEQLSSYVDPCVIPDDL
- the LOC136850626 gene encoding uncharacterized protein isoform X2, translated to MGDVEKLKEFIKSSKTDFKNLQVDEKLLRRYLVAHHTVDAAYERMVATDAWRKEANVAEVTSETPGVKSSIALRVSKLLEERDNRRRPIVYVAVRNHSFRNRDVDAMTEYIIYMLEESCRKCLDDGPDNICILFDMKGFSLACMDYPVVRVLFNIMTDHYPERLGVALILNAPYIFSACWAIIRGWMDENTASKIKFIKGDEQLSSYVDPCVIPDDL